The proteins below are encoded in one region of Misgurnus anguillicaudatus chromosome 24, ASM2758022v2, whole genome shotgun sequence:
- the sarm1 gene encoding NAD(+) hydrolase SARM1 — MFLSVVVYLSKICRHFSMFSSDRLTVPAYVGRLHNRRTSSDPKAVSPGISTDVQAVLDDTLPALRSAMRTLKSSRDTGDVDETRRAIAETFQLVEEAWVLPTVGRQVAEEICNRIRLDGGLELLLQLLQTPAVEITYESAKLLEQILVTENRDYVARMGLGVVLNLTREQDDAQLARSVSGILEHMFKHTEETSAQLITNGALDTLLYWCRGTDPTVLRHCAVALANCAMYGGHRCQRLMIEKQAADWLFPLAFSKEDELIRFHACLAVAILAANREIEKEVVKSGTLELVEPFIASLDPDEFARNLLDSTDSMQGRTAADLQHLLPLLDGTRLEGKCIAAFYLCVETSIKSRQRNTKIFHEIGAVQSLKKIVMYSSNGTVCSLAKRALKMMGEDVPRRILSSVPNWKVGEVQTWLQQIGFSSFSDQFQELQVDGDQLLNITEQDLIHDLGMNSGLTRKRFLRDLRVLKTYANYSTCDPNNLADWLADIDPRFRQYTYGLVQSGVDRKCITHITDQQLQSDCHIENGIHRAKIISSARRPVKPSLTDSQPAGPDVFISYRRTTGSQLASLLKVHLQLRGFSVFIDVEKLEAGRFEEKLITSVQRARNFILVLSANALDKCMGDVAMKDWVHKEIVTALNGKKNIVPVTDNFVWPDPATLPEDMSTILKFNGIKWSHEYQEASIEKILRFLNGCPNRDQPDAAKTDKKDPQKK; from the exons ATGTTTTTGTCCGTCGTTGTTTATCTCAGTAAGATTTGCCGGCATTTCTCCATGTTTAGCTCAGACAGACTCACGGTTCCTGCATATGTCGGTCGACTGCATAACCGGAGGACGAGCTCTGACCCCAAGGCCGTCTCCCCGGGCATCAGTACCGATGTGCAGGCCGTGCTGGACGACACTCTTCCTGCACTGCGCTCCGCAATGAGAACATTGAAGTCTTCCAGAGATACAGGTGACGTGGACGAAACCCGTCGGGCCATCGCTGAAACTTTCCAGCTGGTTGAGGAGGCCTGGGTTTTGCCCACAGTTGGTCGACAGGTAGCGGAAGAGATCTGCAACAGAATACGGTTGGATGGAGGACTGGAGTTGCTCCTCCAGCTGCTGCAGACGCCTGCAGTGGAAATCACATACGAGTCTGCCAAGCTCCTTGAACAGATACTGGTCACAGAAAACAG GGACTACGTTGCACGTATGGGTCTGGGTGTCGTACTCAACCTGACCCGTGAACAGGATGATGCCCAGCTGGCACGAAGCGTGTCGGGTATTCTTGAGCACATGTTTAAACACACCGAAGAGACATCTGCCCAGCTCATAACCAACGGCGCTCTGGACACCTTGCTGTACTGGTGCCGTGGAACGGACCCAACCGTGCTGCGGCACTGTGCCGTTGCCCTGGCTAACTGTGCCATGTATGGTGGTCACCGCTGCCAGCGTTTGATGATCGAAAAACAGGCGGCTGATTGGCTGTTTCCTTTGGCATTCTCTAAGGAGGACGAGCTGATCCGTTTTCACGCCTGTCTTGCCGTGGCTATTTTGGCGGCTAATAGGGAGATAGAGAAAGAGGTGGTGAAGTCTGGCACTCTGGAGCTGGTGGAGCCCTTCATCGCCTCCCTAGACCCTGACGAGTTTGCACGCAACCTGCTGGACAGCACCGACAGCATGCAGGGCCGCACAGCCGCAGACCTTCAGCACTTGCTGCCCCTACTGGATGGTACACGTTTGGAGGGGAAATGCATTGCTGCgttttacctttgtgttgagaCCAGTATCAAATCACGGCAACGTAATACTAAG ATATTTCATGAGATTGGAGCTGTTCAGAGTCTTAAGAAAATCGTCATGTACTCCAGTAATGGCACTGTCTGCTCTCTGGCTAAGCGGGCGCTGAAGATGATGGGCGAGGACGTTCCGAGGCGAATCCTGTCATCCGTTCCCAACTGGAAGGTTGGAGAGGTGCAGACCTGGCTACAGCAGATTGGCTTCAGTTCATTCAGTGACCAGTTTCAG GAGCTACAGGTGGATGGAGATCAACTGCTGAATATCACAGAACAAGATCTGATTCATGACCTAGGCATGAATTCTGGGCTTACTCGAAAGAG GTTTTTAAGAGATCTGCGTGTGCTAAAGACCTATGCCAACTACTCCACATGCGACCCCAATAACCTTGCAGACTGGCTGGCCGACATAGACCCAAGATTTCGTCAGTACACCTATGGGCTAGTTCAGTCTGGAGTAGATCGGAAATGTATCACCCATATCACAGACCAGCAGCTTCAGTCTGACTGTCACATAGAGAACGGTATACATCGTGCCAAGATAATTTCTTCCGCTCGCCGTCCTGTTAAACCCAGTTTAACTGATTCCCAGCCTGCTGGCCCTGATGTGTTCATCAGTTACCGTCGCACCACAGGTTCACAGCTTGCAAG TCTGCTCAAGGTGCATCTACAATTACGTGGTTTCAGCGTCTTCATCGATGTGGAGAAGTTGGAGGCCGGCAGGTTCGAGGAGAAGCTGATCACGAGCGTGCAGCGTGCACGTAACTTCATCCTGGTGCTGTCAGCCAATGCATTGGACAAATGCATGGGGGATGTTGCTATGAAGGACTGGGTGCATAAG GAGATCGTCACTGCTCTAAATGGAAAGAAAAACATTGTTCCTGTCACTGATAATTTTGTATGGCCTGATCCGGCCACTCTTCCAGAGGATATGAGCACCATTCTTAAATTTAACGGAATAAA GTGGTCTCACGAATATCAGGAAGCCTCTATTGAGAAGATTTTGCGTTTCTTAAATGGATGCCCCAACCGGGATCAACCAGATGCAgcaaaaacagataaaaaaGACCCACAGAAAAAATAA
- the vtna gene encoding vitronectin a isoform X1, with translation MRCILLLGLLITFTYADEESCMERCENGFDATKKCQCDSMCTYYRSCCEDYDAICRITTRGDTFFSYPEDYDEDTNSTEVSVGSKSPHTVVTPSPTRLLRPLSLILDETDANLTITTRGTTTTASSPTTVDPAPTKAKDPDAEICSGRPFDAFMHLKNGSIYAFRGEYFFELDEKSVLPGYPKLIQDVWGIKGPIDAAFTRINCQGKTYIFKGNKYWRFDDGVLDEDYPRNISVGFDPIPDHLDAAFAIPAHSHRGKEKVYFFKGDQYYQYEFKHQPSHEECARMSLTSPSTLFSRYTDIYYNRWVEHFNQLFGGAQLHHGGHHFIDKDWIGIKSPVDAVLAGRLYVTPRWPGRWRQDRNYRREWDQQWSQQRGQQWGSRRRQNRSPHWETWAERGIKIGQEFAQRFEQGRWQEQDRRREYHNRRNDYGYGDRYNPSEDIAYDILRRRQPLQSVYFFRGDKYYRVNLRTKRVDLANPPYPRPIAKYWLGCKDTSLAEKR, from the exons ATGAGGTGTATCCTGCTTTTGGGACTGCTCATTACCTTCACATATGCGGATGAAG AGTCGTGTATGGAACGATGTGAAAACGGTTTTGACGCCACCAAAAAGTGCCAGTGTGACTCTATGTGCACATACTACCGAAGCTGCTGCGAGGATTATGATGCCATTTGTCGTATTACCA CTCGTGgagacacatttttttcttatccTGAGGACTATGATGAAGACACAAACAGCACAGAGGTGTCTGTAGGTTCTAAATCACCGCACACAGTTGTGACCCCATCACCAACCAGGCTGTTGAGACCTTTATCACTAATCTTGGACGAAACTGATGCAAATTTAACAATCACAACTAGAGGTACTACCACAACTGCAAGCTCACCCACAACTGTAGACCCAGCACCAACAAAAGCTAAAGACCCTGATGCTGAGATCTGCAGTGGACGACCTTTTGATGCTTTCATGCATCTCAAAAATGGCTCTATCTATGCCTTCAGGG GAGAATACTTTTTCGAACTGGATGAGAAATCAGTTTTGCCTGGTTATCCAAAGCTCATCCAAGACGTCTGGGGAATTAAAGGTCCAATAGACGCGGCCTTCACTCGCATAAACTGCCAGGGAAAGACATATATCTTCAAA GGTAATAAATACTGGAGGTTTGATGATGGTGTTCTAGATGAAGACTACCCTCGAAATATATCTGTTGGATTTGATCCAATACCAGACCACCTGGATGCAGCCTTTGCCATTCCTGCCCACAGCCATCGTGGCAAAGAGaaggtttatttttttaaag GAGACCAGTATTACCAGTATGAATTCAAGCACCAGCCATCTCATGAGGAGTGTGCTAGGATGTCTTTAACATCTCCTTCAACCCTGTTCAGCAGATATACTGATATTTACTACAACCGATGGGTTGAACACTTCAATCAGCTTTTCGGTGGAG CTCAATTGCACCATGGTGGCCATCATTTCATTGACAAAGACTGGATTGGCATCAAATCTCCTGTGGATGCTGTGCTAGCTGGCAGACTCTACGTCACTCCGAGATGGCCTGGAAGGTGGCGACAGGACAGAAATTACAGAAGGGAATGGGACCAGCAATGGAGCCAGCAAAGGGGCCAACAATGGGGATCCAGGCGAAGGCAGAATAGATCTCCACACTGGGAAACCTGGGCTGAGAGGGGCATCAAAATAGGACAGGAGTTCGCTCAAAGGTTTGAGCAGGGCAGGTGGCAAGAACAGGACAGACGCAGGGAGTATCATAATAGACGGAACGATTATGGTTATGGAGATAGATACAACCCTTCTGAAGATATAGCCTATGACATACTACGCAGGAGACAGCCCTTACAAAGTGTCTATTTTTTCAGAGGAG ATAAATACTACAGAGTGAATCTACGGACCAAGAGAGTTGACCTTGCAAACCCTCCATACCCAAGACCTATTGCCAAATACTGGCTCGGCTGCAAAGACACATCTTTAGCAGAAAAGAGATGA
- the vtna gene encoding vitronectin a isoform X2: protein MERCENGFDATKKCQCDSMCTYYRSCCEDYDAICRITTRGDTFFSYPEDYDEDTNSTEVSVGSKSPHTVVTPSPTRLLRPLSLILDETDANLTITTRGTTTTASSPTTVDPAPTKAKDPDAEICSGRPFDAFMHLKNGSIYAFRGEYFFELDEKSVLPGYPKLIQDVWGIKGPIDAAFTRINCQGKTYIFKGNKYWRFDDGVLDEDYPRNISVGFDPIPDHLDAAFAIPAHSHRGKEKVYFFKGDQYYQYEFKHQPSHEECARMSLTSPSTLFSRYTDIYYNRWVEHFNQLFGGAQLHHGGHHFIDKDWIGIKSPVDAVLAGRLYVTPRWPGRWRQDRNYRREWDQQWSQQRGQQWGSRRRQNRSPHWETWAERGIKIGQEFAQRFEQGRWQEQDRRREYHNRRNDYGYGDRYNPSEDIAYDILRRRQPLQSVYFFRGDKYYRVNLRTKRVDLANPPYPRPIAKYWLGCKDTSLAEKR, encoded by the exons ATGGAACGATGTGAAAACGGTTTTGACGCCACCAAAAAGTGCCAGTGTGACTCTATGTGCACATACTACCGAAGCTGCTGCGAGGATTATGATGCCATTTGTCGTATTACCA CTCGTGgagacacatttttttcttatccTGAGGACTATGATGAAGACACAAACAGCACAGAGGTGTCTGTAGGTTCTAAATCACCGCACACAGTTGTGACCCCATCACCAACCAGGCTGTTGAGACCTTTATCACTAATCTTGGACGAAACTGATGCAAATTTAACAATCACAACTAGAGGTACTACCACAACTGCAAGCTCACCCACAACTGTAGACCCAGCACCAACAAAAGCTAAAGACCCTGATGCTGAGATCTGCAGTGGACGACCTTTTGATGCTTTCATGCATCTCAAAAATGGCTCTATCTATGCCTTCAGGG GAGAATACTTTTTCGAACTGGATGAGAAATCAGTTTTGCCTGGTTATCCAAAGCTCATCCAAGACGTCTGGGGAATTAAAGGTCCAATAGACGCGGCCTTCACTCGCATAAACTGCCAGGGAAAGACATATATCTTCAAA GGTAATAAATACTGGAGGTTTGATGATGGTGTTCTAGATGAAGACTACCCTCGAAATATATCTGTTGGATTTGATCCAATACCAGACCACCTGGATGCAGCCTTTGCCATTCCTGCCCACAGCCATCGTGGCAAAGAGaaggtttatttttttaaag GAGACCAGTATTACCAGTATGAATTCAAGCACCAGCCATCTCATGAGGAGTGTGCTAGGATGTCTTTAACATCTCCTTCAACCCTGTTCAGCAGATATACTGATATTTACTACAACCGATGGGTTGAACACTTCAATCAGCTTTTCGGTGGAG CTCAATTGCACCATGGTGGCCATCATTTCATTGACAAAGACTGGATTGGCATCAAATCTCCTGTGGATGCTGTGCTAGCTGGCAGACTCTACGTCACTCCGAGATGGCCTGGAAGGTGGCGACAGGACAGAAATTACAGAAGGGAATGGGACCAGCAATGGAGCCAGCAAAGGGGCCAACAATGGGGATCCAGGCGAAGGCAGAATAGATCTCCACACTGGGAAACCTGGGCTGAGAGGGGCATCAAAATAGGACAGGAGTTCGCTCAAAGGTTTGAGCAGGGCAGGTGGCAAGAACAGGACAGACGCAGGGAGTATCATAATAGACGGAACGATTATGGTTATGGAGATAGATACAACCCTTCTGAAGATATAGCCTATGACATACTACGCAGGAGACAGCCCTTACAAAGTGTCTATTTTTTCAGAGGAG ATAAATACTACAGAGTGAATCTACGGACCAAGAGAGTTGACCTTGCAAACCCTCCATACCCAAGACCTATTGCCAAATACTGGCTCGGCTGCAAAGACACATCTTTAGCAGAAAAGAGATGA
- the scarf1 gene encoding scavenger receptor class F member 1 isoform X1, with the protein MDIFLTSFGLILVCVQCLTQNLSPTGKNVCFNSRDSSPTCCSGWSQQGDECTVPLCEGERACLQDEVCVYPGFCRCKPGYFGYQCTTPCPPPFWGPDCRELCPCHPHGSCDPVTGECSCFSNRWGNLCQYSCKCGRHGKCDQVYGNCTCEEGWWTSTCTKACQCHPGTSTCDQATGRCLCNDFYWGQKCSLRCNCFDSPCQQHNGECQCINGWWGPTCDRRCNCDLRHADCLPSDGTCLCHPGYKSPYCNIPCSDGKYGRGCEKSCGRCEGGRPCTKQDGLCDACKPGWNGTRCDQRCPEGYYGHRCQDICPQCRNKEPCDLETGECLSCDPGWTGPRCDKPCPDGTYGDKCLFLCKTCFQGHCDHVTGNCMCLPGFQGESCNNTCPLNSYGVNCSSVCDCGNFACHPTTGACPNSSRAGLLAGLLIPLFILIFALLFCCCCCGGSVEGKESVAVGDGGPAVRMKHHVYTVLANVGSAIPCISMWSSGLPRITVSHHDPELTFNHSFIDQPSSGWVTDSFETDDEGEAIYCEPPREDVVTVAGGELQELNSKCNFFLDPSNFSSEDMSQDFGIPRTSSIAKSKRPSVSFAEGTKFSPKERRSSTQDLSGSGRKSKSWGVLMLSALQGGQGNHPEVEAEKTEDKSDTNISSEEQGATTETSEADTTRYSSGPSRTHLSVPCGRRRTLSTARKNTQPQSSSDGGQDTDSEAEKLTTVYVTVGKIVKQELSSEGPVQAMLRRLGSLQRQKEVGVQPKGRGQAITKPPRRKLGARASAWEQATASGQTEVVMRKPSRKKHSSLSSPCIAGATDSPQDNSAPKRPLSSILKSVPESGAHRSLMEQDTETNASVEHEYETVAPSDGVSTSTEVIINETVVGEGENEPNYENVYVKH; encoded by the exons ATGGACATTTTTCTGACTTCATTCGGACTAATCCTCGTGTGTGTTCAATGCTTAACTCAAAATCTCTCTCCGACAGGGAAAAATGTCTGCTTCAATTCCAG AGACTCTTCTCCAACATGTTGTTCTGGATGGAGCCAGCAGGGTGATGAATGTACAGTGC CACTCTGTGAGGGAGAAAGAGCTTGTCTACAGGATGAAGTGTGTGTTTATCCTGGATTCTGCAGGTGCAAACCTGGATATTTTGGGTACCAGTGCACAACTC CGTGTCCTCCTCCATTTTGGGGGCCAGATTGTCGTGAGCTATGTCCTTGTCACCCTCATGGGTCGTGTGACCCAGTAACAGGCGAATGCTCGTGCTTCTCCAACCGCTGGGGCAACCTGTGCCAATACAGCTGCAAATGTGGACGTCATGGAAAATGTGACCAAGTCTACGGCAACTGCACCTGCGAGGAGGGGTGGTGGACGTCCACATGTACCAAAGCCTGTCAGTGCCACCCCGGCACATCCACCTGCGACCAAGCCACAGGCCGCTGTCTGTGTAACGATTTCTACTGGGGCCAAAAGTGCAGTTTGCGCTGCAATTGTTTCGACTCTCCTTGCCAGCAGCACAATGGGGAATGTCAGTGCATCAATGGTTGGTGGGGTCCAACCTGTGACCGCCGTTGCAACTGTGATCTCCGCCATGCCGACTGCCTCCCGTCGGATGGCACCTGTTTGTGCCACCCTGGTTATAAAAGTCCTTACTGCAACATACCCTGCAGTGATGGAAAATATGGTAGAGGTTGTGAGAAGAG CTGTGGACGCTGTGAGGGTGGCAGGCCTTGTACTAAACAAGACGGCCTCTGTGATGCCTGTAAACCAGGTTGGAATGGCACTCGCTGTGACCAGCGCTGTCCTGAAGGTTACTACGGTCATCGTTGCCAGGACATATGCCCACAATGCAGAAACAAAGAACCATGTGACCTGGAAACTGGAGAATGCTTATCCTGTGACCCTGGTTGGACTGGACCAAG ATGTGACAAACCCTGCCCAGATGGCACTTACGGAGATAAATGTCTCTTCCTCTGTAAAACCTGCTTTCAGGGCCACTGTGATCATGTGACAGGAAATTGCATGTGTCTTCCTGGCTTCCAAGGGGAGAG CTGTAACAACACGTGCCCTCTTAACTCATACGGTGTCAACTGTTCTTCCGTATGCGACTGTGGGAATTTCGCCTGCCATCCCACCACAGGGGCTTGCCCAAACA GTAGCAGGGCAGGTCTCTTGGCAGGGCTTTTGATTCCTCTGTTCATTTTAATATTTGCCCTGTTGTTTTGTTGCTGCTGTTGTGGAGGGTCAGTCGAAGGAAAGGAGAG CGTGGCGGTTGGGGATGGAGGTCCCGCAGTCCGCATGAAGCATCACGTGTACACTGTGCTGGCCAACGTGGGTTCAGCCATTCCATGTATCTCCATGTGGTCATCTGGTCTACCTAGGATTACAG TGTCTCATCATGATCCCGAGCTTACCTTCAACCACAGCTTTATTGATCAGCCATCGTCCGGTTGGGTGACTGATTCATTTGAAACTGACGATGAAGGAGAGGCCATCTACTGTGAACCTCCTCGAGAAG ATGTCGTAACTGTGGCCGGCGGCGAGCTCCAGGAGCTGAACTCCAAGTGCAACTTCTTCCTTGACCCATCAAACTTCAGCTCTGAGGACATGTCACAGGACTTTGGTATCCCACGTACCTCCAGCATAGCCAAATCCAAGCGCCCTTCGGTCTCCTTCGCGGAAGGGACAAAGTTCAGCCCTAAAGAGCGCCGCAGCTCCACCCAGGATCTGTCCGGTTCTGGAAGAAAATCCAAATCTTGGGGTGTGCTCATGCTTTCAGCTCTGCAAGGAGGTCAAGGGAACCATCCTGAGGTAGAGGCCGAAAAGACAGAGGATAAATCTGACACGAATATCTCCTCTGAGGAGCAAGGTGCTACCACTGAGACATCAGAAGCTGACACCACAAGGTACAGTTCTGGTCCCTCAAGGACTCACCTCAGTGTTCCTTGTGGGAGGCGACGAACCCTTTCCACCGCAAGAAAAAACACCCAGCCGCAGAGCTCCTCCGATGGGGGACAGGACACAGATTCAGAAGCAGAAAAATTGACAACTGTGTATGTGACTGTAGGTAAGATCGTTAAGCAAGAGCTCAGCTCCGAAGGCCCTGTGCAGGCAATGCTGCGCAGACTGGGTAGTCTTCAGAGACAGAAAGAGGTGGGCGTCCAGCCCAAAGGCAGGGGGCAGGCGATTACCAAGCCTCCAAGGAGAAAGCTGGGAGCACGGGCTAGCGCGTGGGAGCAAGCCACAGCGTCGGGCCAGACGGAGGTGGTTATGAGAAAACCTAGTCGCAAGAAGCACAGCTCCCTCAGCTCTCCATGTATAGCGGGGGCAACAGACTCTCCTCAGGACAACAGCGCACCTAAGAGGCCACTGTCCTCTATTTTGAAAAGTGTTCCTGAGAGTGGCGCGCATAGATCACTGATGGAACAAGACACTGAAACAAATGCTTCAGTAGAACATGAATATGAGACCGTTGCTCCATCAGATGGGGTCTCCACCTCTACTGAGGTTATTATCAATGAGACAGTTGTGGGTGAAGGAGAAAACGAACCTAATTATGAGAATGTTTATGTAAAACATTGA
- the scarf1 gene encoding scavenger receptor class F member 1 isoform X2 has product MDIFLTSFGLILVCVQCLTQNLSPTGKNVCFNSRDSSPTCCSGWSQQGDECTVPLCEGERACLQDEVCVYPGFCRCKPGYFGYQCTTPCPPPFWGPDCRELCPCHPHGSCDPVTGECSCFSNRWGNLCQYSCKCGRHGKCDQVYGNCTCEEGWWTSTCTKACQCHPGTSTCDQATGRCLCNDFYWGQKCSLRCNCFDSPCQQHNGECQCINGWWGPTCDRRCNCDLRHADCLPSDGTCLCHPGYKSPYCNIPCSDGKYGRGCEKSCGRCEGGRPCTKQDGLCDACKPGWNGTRCDQRCPEGYYGHRCQDICPQCRNKEPCDLETGECLSCDPGWTGPSCNNTCPLNSYGVNCSSVCDCGNFACHPTTGACPNSSRAGLLAGLLIPLFILIFALLFCCCCCGGSVEGKESVAVGDGGPAVRMKHHVYTVLANVGSAIPCISMWSSGLPRITVSHHDPELTFNHSFIDQPSSGWVTDSFETDDEGEAIYCEPPREDVVTVAGGELQELNSKCNFFLDPSNFSSEDMSQDFGIPRTSSIAKSKRPSVSFAEGTKFSPKERRSSTQDLSGSGRKSKSWGVLMLSALQGGQGNHPEVEAEKTEDKSDTNISSEEQGATTETSEADTTRYSSGPSRTHLSVPCGRRRTLSTARKNTQPQSSSDGGQDTDSEAEKLTTVYVTVGKIVKQELSSEGPVQAMLRRLGSLQRQKEVGVQPKGRGQAITKPPRRKLGARASAWEQATASGQTEVVMRKPSRKKHSSLSSPCIAGATDSPQDNSAPKRPLSSILKSVPESGAHRSLMEQDTETNASVEHEYETVAPSDGVSTSTEVIINETVVGEGENEPNYENVYVKH; this is encoded by the exons ATGGACATTTTTCTGACTTCATTCGGACTAATCCTCGTGTGTGTTCAATGCTTAACTCAAAATCTCTCTCCGACAGGGAAAAATGTCTGCTTCAATTCCAG AGACTCTTCTCCAACATGTTGTTCTGGATGGAGCCAGCAGGGTGATGAATGTACAGTGC CACTCTGTGAGGGAGAAAGAGCTTGTCTACAGGATGAAGTGTGTGTTTATCCTGGATTCTGCAGGTGCAAACCTGGATATTTTGGGTACCAGTGCACAACTC CGTGTCCTCCTCCATTTTGGGGGCCAGATTGTCGTGAGCTATGTCCTTGTCACCCTCATGGGTCGTGTGACCCAGTAACAGGCGAATGCTCGTGCTTCTCCAACCGCTGGGGCAACCTGTGCCAATACAGCTGCAAATGTGGACGTCATGGAAAATGTGACCAAGTCTACGGCAACTGCACCTGCGAGGAGGGGTGGTGGACGTCCACATGTACCAAAGCCTGTCAGTGCCACCCCGGCACATCCACCTGCGACCAAGCCACAGGCCGCTGTCTGTGTAACGATTTCTACTGGGGCCAAAAGTGCAGTTTGCGCTGCAATTGTTTCGACTCTCCTTGCCAGCAGCACAATGGGGAATGTCAGTGCATCAATGGTTGGTGGGGTCCAACCTGTGACCGCCGTTGCAACTGTGATCTCCGCCATGCCGACTGCCTCCCGTCGGATGGCACCTGTTTGTGCCACCCTGGTTATAAAAGTCCTTACTGCAACATACCCTGCAGTGATGGAAAATATGGTAGAGGTTGTGAGAAGAG CTGTGGACGCTGTGAGGGTGGCAGGCCTTGTACTAAACAAGACGGCCTCTGTGATGCCTGTAAACCAGGTTGGAATGGCACTCGCTGTGACCAGCGCTGTCCTGAAGGTTACTACGGTCATCGTTGCCAGGACATATGCCCACAATGCAGAAACAAAGAACCATGTGACCTGGAAACTGGAGAATGCTTATCCTGTGACCCTGGTTGGACTGGACCAAG CTGTAACAACACGTGCCCTCTTAACTCATACGGTGTCAACTGTTCTTCCGTATGCGACTGTGGGAATTTCGCCTGCCATCCCACCACAGGGGCTTGCCCAAACA GTAGCAGGGCAGGTCTCTTGGCAGGGCTTTTGATTCCTCTGTTCATTTTAATATTTGCCCTGTTGTTTTGTTGCTGCTGTTGTGGAGGGTCAGTCGAAGGAAAGGAGAG CGTGGCGGTTGGGGATGGAGGTCCCGCAGTCCGCATGAAGCATCACGTGTACACTGTGCTGGCCAACGTGGGTTCAGCCATTCCATGTATCTCCATGTGGTCATCTGGTCTACCTAGGATTACAG TGTCTCATCATGATCCCGAGCTTACCTTCAACCACAGCTTTATTGATCAGCCATCGTCCGGTTGGGTGACTGATTCATTTGAAACTGACGATGAAGGAGAGGCCATCTACTGTGAACCTCCTCGAGAAG ATGTCGTAACTGTGGCCGGCGGCGAGCTCCAGGAGCTGAACTCCAAGTGCAACTTCTTCCTTGACCCATCAAACTTCAGCTCTGAGGACATGTCACAGGACTTTGGTATCCCACGTACCTCCAGCATAGCCAAATCCAAGCGCCCTTCGGTCTCCTTCGCGGAAGGGACAAAGTTCAGCCCTAAAGAGCGCCGCAGCTCCACCCAGGATCTGTCCGGTTCTGGAAGAAAATCCAAATCTTGGGGTGTGCTCATGCTTTCAGCTCTGCAAGGAGGTCAAGGGAACCATCCTGAGGTAGAGGCCGAAAAGACAGAGGATAAATCTGACACGAATATCTCCTCTGAGGAGCAAGGTGCTACCACTGAGACATCAGAAGCTGACACCACAAGGTACAGTTCTGGTCCCTCAAGGACTCACCTCAGTGTTCCTTGTGGGAGGCGACGAACCCTTTCCACCGCAAGAAAAAACACCCAGCCGCAGAGCTCCTCCGATGGGGGACAGGACACAGATTCAGAAGCAGAAAAATTGACAACTGTGTATGTGACTGTAGGTAAGATCGTTAAGCAAGAGCTCAGCTCCGAAGGCCCTGTGCAGGCAATGCTGCGCAGACTGGGTAGTCTTCAGAGACAGAAAGAGGTGGGCGTCCAGCCCAAAGGCAGGGGGCAGGCGATTACCAAGCCTCCAAGGAGAAAGCTGGGAGCACGGGCTAGCGCGTGGGAGCAAGCCACAGCGTCGGGCCAGACGGAGGTGGTTATGAGAAAACCTAGTCGCAAGAAGCACAGCTCCCTCAGCTCTCCATGTATAGCGGGGGCAACAGACTCTCCTCAGGACAACAGCGCACCTAAGAGGCCACTGTCCTCTATTTTGAAAAGTGTTCCTGAGAGTGGCGCGCATAGATCACTGATGGAACAAGACACTGAAACAAATGCTTCAGTAGAACATGAATATGAGACCGTTGCTCCATCAGATGGGGTCTCCACCTCTACTGAGGTTATTATCAATGAGACAGTTGTGGGTGAAGGAGAAAACGAACCTAATTATGAGAATGTTTATGTAAAACATTGA